In one Nicotiana tomentosiformis chromosome 6, ASM39032v3, whole genome shotgun sequence genomic region, the following are encoded:
- the LOC138894740 gene encoding uncharacterized protein produces MASLNPVNSFANFDKEKIITLAKYYPDEFGELKLRDLSHQLDTFILHMRHGDLRFSDLKGIGDLEKALVEANLAESYSLVYLLIKLTLILPVMTATMERAFSSMKYIKDELRSSISDTFLNGCLVCYFEKEVFTNSCTELYH; encoded by the exons ATGGCTAGCTTGAATCCGGTTAATTCATTTGCTAATTTTGATAAGGAAAAAATAATAACATTGGCCAAGTATTATCCAGATGAGTTTGGTGAATTGAAGCTTCGAGATCTTAGTCACCAACTTGATACTTTCATATTGCACATGCGACATGGTGACCTTAGATTTTCTGATTTGAAAGGAATTGGTGATTTGGAAAAAGCCTTGGTTGAAGCAAATCTTGCAGAGAGTTATTCACTTGTTTATTTACTTATAAAGTTAACTCTAATTTTACCCGTCATGACTGCAACGATGGAAAGAGCATTTTCATCCATGAAGTACATCAAAGATGAATTACGTAGTAGTATTAGTGATACATTTTTAAATGGTTGTTTAGTTTGTTACTTTGAGAAGGAAGTATTTACAAAT AGTTGCACTGAACTTTATCACTAG